TTTGGTTGGGGGCGATTTGTTTTTGTGGAGAGATGCGGACGAATTTGGCCGGCGCAACTGCACAGCTCGGCTCTGTTCGTGTATGCCTGGAgtgagaagaagaaaggaaaagaaagggagaagaaGGGTAGAAATATCTTTATAAGGTTAGAAATGCCTTTGTTCAACAGTATTTatgaattttaatttattttagttCATGGAACCAAATAGCTATTTTAATCTACTTAGTTCATGGATTAAAGTTGGACTAAGGAAGCAGGGGCTAAAGAGCCCTAcgctttttttataaaaaaaaaagagcccTACGCTTTCGATAGAAgatgaaaagaagagagagagaagagagtgGCACGGCGACCGTAGGTCTGAACGAACATGCGTAACCATGAGGTCCGTGCACGCGGTACACAGACAGCCGTGTGCCGTGCCGCTGGCCTGTCCTGACCTGACCATCTCCGTTTACGTAGTCGTAGCAAAGACCTCCGTCGCCACCACCCAAGACATCCGTCCCCCTCCCCCAACCGGACGGCAACGCAGGAGAAGAGAAGGGGAAGCCAAAGCCAAGGCAACCGAAACCTCTCCCCGTCTCAGATACCCAGCAAGATTCCCATCCCAACTTCCCCAAGTACTAGAGGCAGTTCCCACCCACCAAACCCAACTCCACAAcctccccttctccttccttgTCGAGCCCCCCCAGGCCCCCAGAAAGGCAAGACCCCAGCAAACCCTCAGCGCAGAGGAGGGGAAGCGGCACGAGCTGCGCGGCTGCCATCCCGCAGCTACTCCGAACAGCAACGTCGTAGCCGACGGGAGCCGTCGCCACCTACCCACCAACTCCGCCCGTCGCCTCCCCCGTTGGCTTTTCGCCGAGCAGTTGGTGGGCACCTAACCGGGCTGTGCTAAGGCGGGCGGGGGGAGAGCGGAGCCAGCGAGCTAGGGAGTGAGTGAGATGAAGAAGCTGTACCAGGGGAAGGGCCGCCGGGTGCACCCGGCGCccgcggacgccgcggcggcggcggcggccgtggcgctgCCTGCCGCCGTCCTGGCCCTGGCGTCAGCGCTGACagcggaggagcaggaggtgctGGCCTACCTCCTGTCCtgcggcggagcggcggggggccgcccgcgccgccgccgcgggccccACCCGCCCGAGATGGGATGCGGCTGCTTCGGCTGCTACAAGAGCTTCTGGGCGCGCTGGGACGCGTCCCCTAACCGCCACCTCATCCACCGCATCATCGACGCCGTcgaggaggggggcggcggaggaggagtaaGCGGGGGCCCTGCGCGCCGCGGTCCgtcacgccgccggcgccgaggccgccgcagCAGCGATGCGGCCGACTACGAGGACGCCGCGGACGCCGGAGAGGTGGACGCCAGTgtggaccaccaccaccagggctGCGACGGCGGGATGGACCACCACGGCGAGTAcgagggcgacggcgacgacgaggaggaagaggcgggCAGCAGCatggacggcgacgaggatgacGCGTCGGTGGCCAGCGAGGgcgacggctgcggcggcagcgccgaGAAGAGCACGGTGGGGAGGCTGGTGCGCTTCATCGGCGAGAAGGTCTGGGGTGGCTGGAACTAATCCAGCGCACTCGCCTGTTCTTGTAGATTAGGGGAAGGAAGGAGACCACCAAGAAGGAGGGTCTCGTCAAGGTCAGTACCAGTAGTAGCTGTTTTGATCAAGAGCACCTCTGCTCTACGCCCTTTTCCTCTCCTTTCTTTTGTTCAATTTCTTGCACTCTGGTGAGCATGCGAGGATTGGAAGAAGGGGGAAGTTAACATCATCCCATCCAATTTCAGCTCCCCACCTTCATCCTCGTCTGTACCATATTTTTGCTCCTTTGGTTCAACAATGAACTCCTTGCAAGAGAACAAGCTCCCTTTTCCCTTTCTGCATGGTGTCAACTCTTTGGGCACTGACTTTTACTAGCACTTGGCAGCTGTGTTCTGTACTCGTGATTCATGTGTGTTGATTGATTGATTCTTCCTGCCctgaggagggaggaggaggatgtttGTTTAGCAAACCTTTGCATAAAGCTTGGCATGTCTGCAATTGGTGGTGGCATCAAGTTATGCCTGCCTCGTTGGCCACTTCTCCTCTACCATGGAAAGGGAAGCATCTGTGCAAAGCcattgtgttttttttcttatgttCGTAGTGTGTTGCCTGCATTAGTGGGGTTCCATCCATCTACCTGAATAATGGAATCATTAGGAGTAGTAGCATCTTTGATTTAGTCAGCTTGTGCTTATGCATCTCTGCCTCCTCCCCCACCAACGAAATTCCTGTTTCTAAAAACATGATACAATATATTGATATTGGACGGTGGAGCCATTCTGAATTATCAAGATTGCTCTCTTCATGTTGAAGAACAGCATGGTTCATGCTGAGTTTCTTTACTTGCCCCCAAAAGAATATTTTTTCCTTGGCATTTTTCGCATCGGCTTTCGGTATAGTACTTGCGCCTTTCGTTGGGGAGCCTTTTGGACCAATCAATCGGTTCTTCGTCGGACGGCGCCAAAGGAACCACTGGAGCTTTCCTCTTGCGCTGCACCGCATAGGTGTACCCCTGTTGAAAGTAAAAGCGAGCGAAAGAACTGCCATCCATGCCTTGCAAAGCGAAAGTGAGCCGTGGGCAATACTGGTTTTCACCCTACTGACTTTGGCGAGGACGTGTACTCCACAAACCTTTCGCGAATTCATGACAAAGTTTCTGCCACTTTCAATACCGATCACCAGAGACTGATCCAGTAGTTACGCGAGCAGGCATAGCACTGTGCGAGCACGTAGTAAGCAGGAGCAGGCGCGCGCCTCCACTGGTCATCTGAACTGGTGTCACTGTAGCAGCTCGGCTACGAGGGAAACACAAGTCAGTGCGGTTGTTGGGCGAAAACTTTGATCGCAGCTGCTGAAGGACAATGCAGAATTTATGGGCACATCCAATGCTCTCTGCGTGCACTACGGGTCTACGGCTGCTGCCGcgctgctccactccaccagggcaggaggacgacggcgaggaccTGCAAGGGCATTAAAGAAGGGACTTGATGACGAGCGAGCGATTTGGGCTTTTGGCGGCAGGCGATGCGAAAGCGAGAGAATGAGGTGCGGCGGCAGGGCGCTTTATGACGCAGGCAAAGTGCGACGCGAATGGCTCCCGGGTATCGGTGCCACGCCGCCAACCCTTCACTTGCTGCGGCTTCCTCCAGCTTGGTATTTtgtttaagggggtgtttagatactaggtgctaaactttagcagtgtcacatcggatgttcggatgctaattaggaggactaaacatgagctaattataaaactaattgcagaaccctatgctatttcgcgagacgaatctattaagcctaattaatccatcattagcaaatggttactgtagcactacattgtcaaatcatgaactaattacgcTTAACAGATtaatctcgcgaattagactccatctgtgcaattagttttgtaattagtctatgtttaatactcctaattaacatccaaacatccgatgtgacatgtgctaaactttagcacggggtatccaaacaccccctaaggtgTTCCTTTAACAGGATTTATCTTAGTTTTGGCTTCACTTATTTTGCATAAAACGAGACACTATTACGTGAAATTGTTTTGTAAGTCGAGCTTAAAATGAACTAAAAGTTAGGTGAATCCACTATTTTTTGCTTCACCGGTAAAATTGTTTTGGAGAAACTTTCCCAAACGGTCGCTACTGCGATCTGGTCTCTGACCTCATTCGATTTCGGGGATGTTTTGAGAGCGATTCATCATAAATT
This sequence is a window from Setaria italica strain Yugu1 chromosome III, Setaria_italica_v2.0, whole genome shotgun sequence. Protein-coding genes within it:
- the LOC101760494 gene encoding uncharacterized protein LOC101760494, with the translated sequence MKKLYQGKGRRVHPAPADAAAAAAAVALPAAVLALASALTAEEQEVLAYLLSCGGAAGGRPRRRRGPHPPEMGCGCFGCYKSFWARWDASPNRHLIHRIIDAVEEGGGGGGVSGGPARRGPSRRRRRGRRSSDAADYEDAADAGEVDASVDHHHQGCDGGMDHHGEYEGDGDDEEEEAGSSMDGDEDDASVASEGDGCGGSAEKSTVGRLVRFIGEKVWGGWN